In Xanthomonas sacchari, a genomic segment contains:
- a CDS encoding type IV secretory system conjugative DNA transfer family protein yields the protein MSNRKLVAAALVVVLAAACGYFLSGYLVLLLLKLDTRMFGLGTYYQYVHAIGLPEVAPYVGKIKWAGYLGFGLPGLLALLILVLMFKPAKRSLHGDARFAGAADLSRHGLFKASGDGIVIGKFRGKLVRLSGQQFVILAAPTRSGKGVGVVIPNLLEYQESVVVLDIKQENFDLTSGWRASQGQEVFLFNPFAEDRRTHRWNPLSYVSDDPAFRVSDLMSIAAMLYPDGSDDQKFWVSQARNAFMAFSLYLFENWDDERNIGFPGGLGTPTLGAIYRLSSGDGTDLKKYLKSLSERRFLSGNAKSAFSNLLSQADETFASIMGTLKEPLNAWINPVLDAATSDNDFLLTDLRKKKMTIYIGIQPNKLAESRLIINLFFSQIINLNTKELPKSNPALKYQCLLLMDEFTAIGKVDIIASAVSYMAGYNVRLLPIIQSMAQLDATYGKDISRTIITNHALQILYAPREQQDANDYSEMLGYTTFRKKNVTRGKDVTRSVSEEKRALMLPQELKAMGNDQEVFLYEGIPHPVKCDKIKYYKDRYFTARLRPKVDIPTLSI from the coding sequence TTGTCGAATCGTAAACTCGTTGCGGCGGCGCTCGTCGTCGTGCTCGCGGCCGCCTGCGGCTACTTCCTGTCCGGCTACCTGGTCCTGCTGCTGCTGAAGCTGGACACGCGGATGTTCGGGCTGGGCACCTATTACCAGTACGTGCACGCCATCGGCCTGCCGGAGGTGGCTCCCTACGTCGGCAAGATCAAATGGGCCGGCTACCTCGGCTTCGGCTTGCCTGGCTTGCTGGCCTTGCTGATCCTGGTGCTGATGTTCAAGCCGGCCAAGCGCAGCCTGCATGGCGACGCGCGCTTCGCCGGTGCGGCCGACCTGTCCAGGCACGGGCTGTTCAAGGCCAGCGGCGACGGCATCGTGATCGGCAAGTTCCGCGGCAAACTGGTGCGCCTCAGCGGTCAGCAGTTCGTGATCCTGGCGGCCCCGACCCGCTCGGGCAAGGGCGTCGGCGTGGTCATCCCGAACCTGCTCGAGTACCAGGAGTCGGTGGTGGTCCTGGACATCAAGCAGGAGAACTTCGATCTGACCAGCGGCTGGCGCGCCAGCCAGGGCCAGGAGGTGTTCCTGTTCAATCCCTTCGCGGAGGACCGCCGCACCCATCGCTGGAATCCGCTCAGCTATGTCTCCGACGACCCGGCGTTCCGCGTCTCGGACCTGATGAGCATCGCCGCCATGCTGTACCCGGACGGCTCCGACGACCAGAAGTTCTGGGTCAGCCAGGCGCGCAACGCGTTCATGGCGTTCTCGCTGTACCTGTTCGAGAACTGGGACGACGAGCGCAACATCGGCTTCCCCGGCGGTCTCGGCACGCCGACGCTGGGGGCGATCTACCGTCTGTCGTCCGGCGACGGCACCGATCTGAAGAAGTACCTGAAGTCGCTGTCGGAGCGGCGCTTCCTCAGCGGCAACGCCAAGTCGGCGTTCTCCAACCTGCTGTCGCAGGCGGACGAGACCTTCGCCTCGATCATGGGCACGCTCAAGGAGCCGCTCAACGCCTGGATCAATCCGGTGCTGGATGCGGCCACCAGCGACAACGACTTCCTGCTGACCGACTTGCGCAAGAAGAAGATGACCATCTACATCGGCATCCAGCCCAACAAGCTGGCCGAAAGCCGCCTGATCATCAACCTGTTCTTCAGCCAGATCATCAACCTCAACACCAAGGAACTGCCTAAGAGCAATCCGGCATTGAAGTACCAGTGCCTGCTGCTGATGGACGAGTTCACCGCGATCGGCAAGGTCGACATCATCGCCTCGGCAGTGTCATACATGGCTGGCTACAATGTCCGCCTTCTGCCGATCATCCAGAGCATGGCCCAGCTCGATGCCACCTATGGCAAGGACATCTCGCGGACCATCATCACGAATCATGCACTGCAGATTCTCTACGCTCCGCGCGAGCAGCAGGACGCCAACGACTACTCCGAGATGCTCGGCTACACCACCTTCCGCAAGAAGAACGTCACCCGTGGCAAGGATGTGACCCGGAGCGTATCGGAGGAAAAGCGGGCGTTGATGCTGCCGCAGGAGTTGAAGGCGATGGGGAACGATCAAGAGGTGTTCCTGTACGAGGGCATCCCGCATCCGGTGAAGTGCGACAAGATCAAGTACTACAAGGATCGCTACTTCACCGCACGGCTGCGCCCCAAAGTCGATATTCCGACGCTTTCGATTTGA
- a CDS encoding toxin co-regulated pilus biosynthesis Q family protein, whose protein sequence is MFRLIATLSAVALLSACATRPAPDFRGKWKPVNRFSESTMEIPLYSSYVYQAIPMDGTLKTMLERWAKDSNMQLSYGIQSDYTLYAPVAKINTTSIQQAVAELSVVYAQEGVSVTAAGNRILVQPSSSLSGAPAATASGSAK, encoded by the coding sequence ATGTTTCGGCTGATCGCTACGTTGAGCGCCGTCGCGCTGTTGAGCGCCTGTGCAACCAGGCCGGCACCCGACTTCCGCGGCAAGTGGAAGCCGGTCAATCGTTTCTCCGAGTCGACCATGGAGATTCCGCTGTACTCGTCGTACGTGTACCAGGCGATCCCGATGGACGGCACGCTGAAGACGATGCTCGAGCGCTGGGCCAAGGATTCGAACATGCAGCTGTCCTATGGCATCCAGTCCGACTACACGCTGTACGCGCCGGTCGCCAAGATCAACACGACCAGCATCCAGCAGGCGGTCGCCGAGCTGAGCGTGGTCTATGCGCAGGAAGGAGTGAGCGTGACCGCTGCAGGCAATCGCATCCTGGTGCAGCCGTCGTCATCGCTGAGCGGCGCGCCAGCGGCCACGGCCAGTGGCAGCGCGAAGTGA
- a CDS encoding virB8 family protein produces MFGKKPVESENVNKAVAKAVNYEISIADLARRSERRAWWVAFGAIILCLLLGGGYYYMLPLKEKVPYLVMADAYTGTSTVSVLRNSGDVQSITSSEALAKSNVARFITARESYDSEMMGLNDWNTVFSMAPRDTAVGAEYFNLHAPNNPSAPYYTYGKARSIRVKILSISLLGGGGKPYSGANVRFQRSIYDKKTGQSTLLDNKFAIMAFRYNSNLAMGDELRVQNPLGFQVTDYRVDNDYSAMPVPPSSAVQTPATGAAQQPAAAQMPGAAGQVPVQQMPGQPMAPGANGTMPVPQEAPTVNPASAPVYPGAQPAAARPAPSVAPQHNGNGANVR; encoded by the coding sequence ATGTTCGGTAAAAAGCCGGTCGAAAGCGAAAACGTCAACAAAGCGGTAGCGAAGGCGGTCAATTACGAAATCAGCATCGCTGATCTGGCCCGCCGCAGCGAGCGCCGTGCCTGGTGGGTCGCGTTCGGCGCCATCATCCTGTGCCTGCTGCTTGGCGGCGGGTACTACTACATGCTGCCGTTGAAGGAAAAAGTGCCGTATCTGGTGATGGCGGATGCGTATACCGGCACCTCCACGGTCTCGGTGTTGCGCAACAGCGGGGACGTGCAGAGCATCACCAGCAGTGAAGCTTTGGCCAAGAGCAATGTGGCGCGTTTCATCACTGCACGTGAGTCCTACGACTCGGAGATGATGGGGCTCAACGACTGGAATACGGTGTTTTCGATGGCGCCGCGGGATACCGCCGTGGGGGCCGAGTATTTCAATCTGCACGCGCCCAACAACCCCTCGGCCCCGTATTACACCTACGGCAAGGCGCGCTCGATTCGGGTCAAGATTCTGAGCATCTCGCTGCTCGGCGGCGGCGGCAAGCCCTACAGCGGTGCGAATGTGCGCTTCCAGCGCAGCATCTACGACAAGAAGACGGGGCAATCCACGCTGCTCGACAACAAGTTCGCCATCATGGCCTTCCGCTACAACAGCAACCTGGCCATGGGAGACGAACTGCGGGTGCAGAATCCGCTGGGGTTCCAGGTGACCGATTACCGGGTCGATAACGACTACTCGGCCATGCCGGTTCCGCCGTCGTCCGCCGTGCAGACCCCCGCCACCGGCGCGGCTCAGCAGCCCGCGGCCGCCCAGATGCCGGGAGCGGCAGGACAAGTGCCGGTGCAGCAGATGCCTGGTCAGCCGATGGCGCCGGGCGCGAACGGCACGATGCCGGTTCCGCAGGAGGCGCCGACGGTCAATCCGGCGAGCGCGCCTGTCTATCCAGGAGCGCAGCCGGCTGCGGCGCGTCCTGCACCCAGCGTTGCACCTCAGCACAACGGTAATGGAGCGAACGTTCGATGA